The genome window TGGGGCGTCTGTCGATTGAGGCTGATATTAGAGGTGAACAGCAGACAGAGGCCGGACATCCGCGGGAGTTTGTGTTTGAGATTTTTTCACCCAATGTGGCTGTGTTTGAAGAGGATGTGTGGCGCCTGGATGGTCTCGAGATTGGGGTTGAGACGGATATCGCACAGAGAACAGTTGAGATTACAGGTAGCACGGCGAATATCAGATTTACCGCTACACCCGATCAGTCGCGTGTCAGGTTTGATTTTTCGGTTGCGTGATCTCATTATCATCGCAACCGTTCGTTGAATGTCTGCCAGGACTCAGGTATGGACATTTGACACATCTTTATAGGGAGGGATTTATGAGTCTGGAAGTTTTAATGGTCATCGGCTTTTTGCTCGGCGCGTATTCTATTGTCGGTAACGACGCAATTCAGACACTGGGGACGTTTCTCAGTTCCAATTCTCACCGTCCGTGGTGGGTGCTGTGGCTCTTTGGCGGCGGCATCCTGACTGTGGTCCTCGTGTATGGGTGGGTGGTATATGACGGCGATGTCTCGTATGGCAGACTTACGGCGATTGAAGTGCCAGACCATTTTAACTGGGTTTACTGTATCCCGCCTTTTGTACTGCTTTTGCTGACCCGTGGGGGTATTCCGGTCAGTACCACATTCCTGACCCTGACGGTGTTTGCACCGAAGGCATTGCCGAGTATGCTGATCAAGTCGTTGGCGGGGTATGCGACGGCATTCGTGGCCGCCATCTTTATTTACAGGCTGGTTACGCGGGGGTTAGAGTCTCGCTTCAGGCAGACAGATGGGCCGACAAGTTCCTGGTGGATAGTGGCTCAGTGGTGTTCAACCGGTTTTCTTTGGAGCCAGTGGCTGATTCAGGATCTGGCCAATATCTATGTATTTTTGCCGCGTGACCCGATTACTCGCACGCCAGACATATCTTTGGGGTGGTTCATAGCATCCATCGTCGCTATGTTGGCTATGCAAGCCATTATCTTTTACACGCATGGCGGTGCGATCCAGAAGGTGGTGTTGACGAAGACGAATACTACGGATATCCGTTCGGCGACTTTTGTAGATTTGATCTATGGCATTGTGCTGTTTCTGTTTAAGGAAGTTAGCAAGCTCCCGATGAGTACGACCTGGGTTTTTGTTGGTCTGCTGGCAGGGCGCGAGATCGCCCTCGTCTGGAATGGGAGGCACCGCCGCCGCCGAGATGTGGCGCGGTTGGTGCTTTCCGATTTCGCAAAGATTACTTTCGGTCTGGTTGTGAGCGTCGTTATCGCCTTGTTGCTGCCCTATCTCCATGAACTAACCCATACTCATTGACGAAACACCTGTTCATCACGTTGGCTTTGCTTATTCTGTAGGAGGATTATGTCATGTCCGATTTGTTGATTTTGACGCCAGAGCAGAAGCGCGCTTTTGACGAGGATGGATTCCTTTTTCTGAAGGGTTTTTACGGTTCCCGAGAAATGAAGGAGATGCGCGGCCGTTTCCACGATCTGGTCATCCGCACCGAAGGGCGCCCCCAAAATATGCGCTACAGTTTTATGGAGGAGCCCGAGGGGTATCAGCCCGATCCTTTTAATCCGAAGAATGTGGTGGGTATGATGGATCAGACGCTGGCGGATGACTACTGGTTCGATCAGTTTACCGAGCCGCGCATTGTTTCGGTTATGGTCGATCTTTTGGGGCCTGATCTGGATTTTCACAATGGGAAGATCCGCAATAAACCGCCGGGTTTTTTCTGCGAGCAGAGCTGGCATCAGGATTGGCCGTACGAGCGGCATACGATTCCAGATCTGGCTGCGGCAATCACGTATCTCGATCCCACTGATTTTGAGGCCGGTGCTACTGAGGTGGTGCCCGGTTCTCATCGCGAGGGTGAGTTTCCCACGTACAGGGGTCACTCGATTGCAGATGATTTGATTGCTCCCGAACGTCCGGTTGTTCTGAGCGCGCAACCCGGCGATGTGGCGATTATTCATGTGCTGGTCGTACACAGAGCTGGGCACAATTACACTCAGCGGGGCCGCCACGCCATTATTAACGAATACAAAAGTGCCGCGGCTATAGATCAGTGGAATAACCGCTGCGCTTTTGCCGGTTTGCCCCTGGCGCGCAACCGTCGCCTGATCATGCCGCGCGTACACGCTGGGTGAGTGAAGGAATTTACGAGAGGGGGTTTGCGATGACGTACGATTTGCTCATCAAGAGCGGGACGCTGGTCGATCCGGCGGAAGGTCTCAGCAGCGTGCGGGATGTGGCGTTCGCAGGAGGCAGGGTTGCTGCTGTTGGGGAAGATCTGGATACGGGCGATGCCCGCGAGGTGATTGACGCTGCGGGTTGTGTGGTGACGCCGGGGCTGATCGATATTCACGTCCATGTGTTTGCCGGTGTCAGTCATTTTGGCATTGAACCCGACCCTACATGTCTTGCGCGAGGCGCGACGACTGTGGTCGATGCGGGATCTGCGGGTGCAGATATTTTTCCGGGGTTCCGGAAGTACGTGATCGATGTGAGTGAGACGCGGATTTTGGCACAGATGAATATCTCGTCTCAGGGTATGCTGACTGCCGAGATCGGCGAGTTCGAGATTCCCGAATACGCGGATGTCGATAAGGCATGCCGCATGATTGAACAGCACCGCGATATTGTTCTCGGGGTGAAGGTTCGGCTGACGCGGAATAGTATTGTCAGCGAGCGGTCCGGGATGTTGCCTTTGCATAGAGCGAGAGAGGCGGCAGACGCGGCTGGGCTGCCCATTATGGTACATCCGCAGGATGCGTGGTGCGATTCAATTGACGATATTTTGAAGGTGATGAAGGGCGGAGATATTTTGACGCATTGTTTTCACGATTTTCCGTGTGGGATTCTCGATGGCGAAGGTCGCATCCGCGATTCGGTTCTGGACGCGATTGAGCGGGGCATTGTGTTTGATGTGGGACACGGGGCGGGATCTTTTTCATGGGGGATTGTCGAGGCGGCGATGTCGCAGGGTGTTCTGCCGACTACGATTTCATCGGATCTGCATATTTACAATGTAAATGGTCCTGTTTACGATCTCGCGTCTGTGGCGACAAAGTTTTTGCATCTGGGTCTGTCGATGGAAGAGGCGATCTCGCGCGTGACATCTGTGCCTGCTGAGGTGATTGGGATGAAGGGCGAGGTGGGGACGCTGGCGAAAGGGGCATTTGGAGATGCTGTGGTGTTTGAGTTGCGAGAAGGGGCGTTTCGGCTTGAGGATTCGCGCGGAGAAGTTCGGACGGGTCGGCAGAATCTGGTGCCGGTTGCGGTTGTCAAGGGCGGTCGCATTTATACGTCTCGTGGGAGATAGATATGTCGCCAATTAAACCCGAGCATACGTACGATTTGATCGAAGTATCGGCAGTGGAGATCGCGGGAGATGGGTCGGCTGTGGTTTTTGTGCGGCAGGAGATCAATAAGGAGACGATGAAGCGGGAGTCGCGGATCGCGATGCAGTCGCTTGCAGATGGGGATGCTGTCGATGTGGCGAAGGAACCTGGGGACAGTGCGCCCAGACTTTCGGCTGATGGGAAGTCTCTGGCTTTTTTGCGTTCGGGAGAGGGTGATAAAAAGCAGGTTTGGGTGATGCCGGTTAGTGGTGGGGATGCGAGGCAGGTGACGATGCTTCCCGATGGCGCAAAGGATATGGCGTGGTCGCCCGATGGTTCGGCGTTTGTCGTTGTGTCGCGCGTGGATCCAGATCGCGAGGTAGAAGGCGAGGAGAAGGCGCCGAGGACGCAGGTCGCCCGTCGCGTGCGGTATCGCGATGATGAGGGTGGCTGGCGAGGCGATGCATTTTCGCAGTTGTTTCTGGTGGATGTCGTAACGGGCGAGGCTGAGCAGATTACGGAGGGGGAAGGGGACCACGGGGCGCCGGCGTGGTCACCCGATGGGAGCCGCATTGCGTTTGTGACGGACTGTGTTGAAGGGCGCGATTTTGTGCGGGGTTCAGAGGTCCATGTGATGGACAAGGCGGGTGGGAGGTCGCGGTGCTGGTCGCAGGGGTTGAGTCGCGCGGAGTCTGTGGCGTGGTCGCCGGATGGGAGACGGCTGGTGGTTGCGGGCTCTCACGACGCGGATGTGTGGGATTCAAGGCAGTCGTGGTTGTTTGTGCTGGAGGAAGATGAGGCACCGGTGTGCCTGGCGGGTGATGTTTATACGGTTGTGCAACCTCTTGCGCCGCGGTGCTGGACGCCGAGGGATGGGATATTGTTTATTGGTGATAGGGCGGGAGAGTCGTTTTTGTGTCGGGTGAATCCCGATAACTCTTCTTTGCAGACCGAGGTTGTGGATGGCGGTGGTCAGGTTTGTACGGGTTTGTCGGTTGACCGCGCGGGCGCGCGTGTCGCAATGGTGATGTCCTCGCCTGTGTGTCCGTGCGATGTGGTGGTGATGGATGTGGGGGCGAAACGACAACGCGCGGTGACGGCTGTGAATGCTGAGTTTTTGGAGGCGCATCCCGGTGCGCGCGTGGAGAAGTTGGTGTTCGAGCGGGGTGGGGAGACGATTCAGGCGCGGGTGCTGTTTCCCCAGGATTTTGACGAGGTGGGTTCCTATCCGCTGGTG of Gemmatimonadota bacterium contains these proteins:
- a CDS encoding phytanoyl-CoA dioxygenase family protein, encoding MSDLLILTPEQKRAFDEDGFLFLKGFYGSREMKEMRGRFHDLVIRTEGRPQNMRYSFMEEPEGYQPDPFNPKNVVGMMDQTLADDYWFDQFTEPRIVSVMVDLLGPDLDFHNGKIRNKPPGFFCEQSWHQDWPYERHTIPDLAAAITYLDPTDFEAGATEVVPGSHREGEFPTYRGHSIADDLIAPERPVVLSAQPGDVAIIHVLVVHRAGHNYTQRGRHAIINEYKSAAAIDQWNNRCAFAGLPLARNRRLIMPRVHAG
- a CDS encoding amidohydrolase/deacetylase family metallohydrolase, translated to MTYDLLIKSGTLVDPAEGLSSVRDVAFAGGRVAAVGEDLDTGDAREVIDAAGCVVTPGLIDIHVHVFAGVSHFGIEPDPTCLARGATTVVDAGSAGADIFPGFRKYVIDVSETRILAQMNISSQGMLTAEIGEFEIPEYADVDKACRMIEQHRDIVLGVKVRLTRNSIVSERSGMLPLHRAREAADAAGLPIMVHPQDAWCDSIDDILKVMKGGDILTHCFHDFPCGILDGEGRIRDSVLDAIERGIVFDVGHGAGSFSWGIVEAAMSQGVLPTTISSDLHIYNVNGPVYDLASVATKFLHLGLSMEEAISRVTSVPAEVIGMKGEVGTLAKGAFGDAVVFELREGAFRLEDSRGEVRTGRQNLVPVAVVKGGRIYTSRGR
- a CDS encoding S9 family peptidase: MSPIKPEHTYDLIEVSAVEIAGDGSAVVFVRQEINKETMKRESRIAMQSLADGDAVDVAKEPGDSAPRLSADGKSLAFLRSGEGDKKQVWVMPVSGGDARQVTMLPDGAKDMAWSPDGSAFVVVSRVDPDREVEGEEKAPRTQVARRVRYRDDEGGWRGDAFSQLFLVDVVTGEAEQITEGEGDHGAPAWSPDGSRIAFVTDCVEGRDFVRGSEVHVMDKAGGRSRCWSQGLSRAESVAWSPDGRRLVVAGSHDADVWDSRQSWLFVLEEDEAPVCLAGDVYTVVQPLAPRCWTPRDGILFIGDRAGESFLCRVNPDNSSLQTEVVDGGGQVCTGLSVDRAGARVAMVMSSPVCPCDVVVMDVGAKRQRAVTAVNAEFLEAHPGARVEKLVFERGGETIQARVLFPQDFDEVGSYPLVLDIHGGPNGRFSDSYDVTHQILAGAGYIVLAVNPRGSSSYGPDFLKMVLGDWGGEDFLDLMAGVDLLCERSYVDADRLGVHGYSYGGFMSSWIVGHDHRFKAAVVGAPCINLHSMYGTSDIGVSFGENQWQGSVLENVEALVERSPLTYASEVQTPVLLMHGEEDYRCPIEQAEQFFVALKRQGKTVEFVRFPKSSHGFRRNGHPTLHVEYLDRMLSWLERYCS